In the Leguminivora glycinivorella isolate SPB_JAAS2020 chromosome 14, LegGlyc_1.1, whole genome shotgun sequence genome, one interval contains:
- the LOC125233517 gene encoding formin-like protein 3 has protein sequence MDVCRCAAGRAAWQEAAALSVGGGGAGAGGAARRCSVLGDHPGARRDQRGKWHRNNRVRDASYGSSSDSDGEAEGGHGEPWGVARLLYAGLGTLAVGLVVYFVGTGDKGFKTPALRLVGPSLIIAGLACCLLRIAFCIFAKPCCRRRTNYKESRRLSGGEGEEMPLAGGASARAGPAQCSPARRLDASSCDVSSLSSGEEDERLRRYRTAPAAAPVPASPPAPAPAPAPPPPLHKPVSAPPPAAPRPATSPSRAPRANSSSAPLSCDSPAIMTEVK, from the exons ATGGACGTTTGCCGC TGCGCAGCCGGGCGTGCGGCATGGCAGGAGGCGGCGGCACTGTCggtgggcggcggcggcgcgggcgcgggcggcgccgcGCGGCGCTGCTCCGTGCTCGGCGACCACCCGGGCGCGCGCCGCGACCAGCGCGGCAAGTGGCACAGGAACAACCGG GTTCGAGACGCATCATACGGCTCGTCATCGGACTCTGACGGCGAGGCCGAGGGAGGCCACGGGGAGCCGTGGGGCGTCGCGCGGCTGCTGTACGCAGGCCTCGGGACGCTGGCTGTGGGCCTCGTCGTTTACTTCGTCGGCACTGGTGACAAG GGGTTCAAAACGCCGGCCCTGCGGCTGGTGGGTCCATCGCTCATCATCGCAGGTCTGGCGTGCTGTCTACTGCGCATCGCCTTCTGTATATTCGCCAAACCCTGCTGCCGACGGCGGACCAACTACAAGGAGAGCAGAAG ACTGTCCGGAGGCGAAGGCGAGGAGATGCCGCTGGCGGGCGGCGCGAGCGCGCGGGCGGGCCCGGCGCAGTGCTCGCCCGCGCGGCGGCTGGACGCGTCCTCGTGCGACGTGTCCAGCCTGTCGAGCGGCGAGGAGGACGAGAGGCTGCGCCGGTATCGTACTGCGCCTGCCGCGGCGCCGGTGCCGGCctcgccgcccgcgcccgcgcccgcgcccgcgcccccgCCGCCGCTGCACAAGCCCGTCTCCGCGCCCCCTCCCGCCGCCCCCCGCCCCGCAACGTCTCCTTCGCGGGCCCCGAGGGCGAACTCGTCCTCAGCCCCGCTCAGCTGCGATAGCCCAGCAATAATGACTGAAGTGAAGTGA